Proteins encoded by one window of Oreochromis niloticus isolate F11D_XX linkage group LG17, O_niloticus_UMD_NMBU, whole genome shotgun sequence:
- the morn2 gene encoding MORN repeat-containing protein 2 isoform X1: MSDKKGGDSLNTNDGGGPLKVSYIFPNGDRYEGGCSRSAYGALVRSGAGKHTSACGITYTGEWHEDKMHGRGTMQYPSGAQYEGEFKDNMYNGTGTYTFPDGSMCKGHFHNNRLEGDGAFISAQGLVWTGEFHGKAALGLKLQHNL, translated from the exons ATGTCTG ataaGAAAGGAGGCGATTCTTTGAACACTAATGATG GGGGTGGACCTCTAAAAGTCTCCTACATTTTTCCAAACGGAGACAGATATG AGGGAGGGTGCAGCAGGTCTGCATATGGAGCACTGGTGAGGAGCGGTGCTGGTAAACACACCTCAGCATGTGGCATCACAtacactggagagtggcatgaGGACAAA ATGCATGGTAGAGGCACCATGCAGTATCCCTCTGGAGCACAATATGAAGGAGAATTCAAAGACAACATGTACAACGGCACAGGAACATACACCTTCCCAGATGGTTCTATGTGTAAAGGTCACTTTCATAataacag GTTGGAGGGAGATGGGGCCTTCATTAGTGCACAGGGACTGGTCTGGACGGGGGAGTTCCACGGCAAAGCAGCGCTTGGACTCAAATTGCAACACAATCTTTAG
- the morn2 gene encoding MORN repeat-containing protein 2 isoform X2 → MHGRGTMQYPSGAQYEGEFKDNMYNGTGTYTFPDGSMCKGHFHNNRLEGDGAFISAQGLVWTGEFHGKAALGLKLQHNL, encoded by the exons ATGCATGGTAGAGGCACCATGCAGTATCCCTCTGGAGCACAATATGAAGGAGAATTCAAAGACAACATGTACAACGGCACAGGAACATACACCTTCCCAGATGGTTCTATGTGTAAAGGTCACTTTCATAataacag GTTGGAGGGAGATGGGGCCTTCATTAGTGCACAGGGACTGGTCTGGACGGGGGAGTTCCACGGCAAAGCAGCGCTTGGACTCAAATTGCAACACAATCTTTAG